In Caballeronia sp. SBC1, the DNA window CGTTGACATACGGTTGGCATACGTATTGCGTTGTTTTGCACGACTCTACAATACGCGTTCAAGCGAAAGGCGATGAACCCATTCGCATACTCCGGCTATCAGGCAATAGCAGATCTGACGCTGCCAATGCGCCACGGCGCGGCACTCGTCAATCACTCGCTCGATGCCTGGCCGTTTCTCGCAGAGATGCCCCAAGGCCGGTCATTGCGAGCCCTATGCGATCTGCTGGCGCTGTCGGCACTCACACATAGCCGGCGCCCATTCGCTATCGACTCGGTGGAGATGGACGGCAAAAGCATGCCCGTGACCGAGGAGATTACGCTCGCCACGCCGTTCTGTTCCTTGCTGCATTTTGCGAAGGAAGACGGACCTAAGCAGCCGCGCGTGCTGGTGATCGCGCCCATGTCCGGCCACTTCGCCACGCTCCTGCGCGGCACGGTGCGCACCCTGCTGCCCGACCACGACGTCTACATCACCGACTGGATCAACCCTCGCGACGTCTCGCTGATGCAGGGCCGCTTCGGCTTTGATGAATACGTCCAGCATGTCATCGACTTTATCGTCGCGCTCGGACCGAACACCCACTTGCTGGCTGTCTGCCAGCCGACCGTTGCCGCCCTCGCCGCAGTGTCCCTGATGGCCGCGGACGATCATCCGCTGCAACCCGCCAGCATGACGCTAATGGCAGGTCCTATCGACACACGGATCAATCCGACTTCAGTGAACGTGCTGGCGAACAGCAAGCCGATCGAATGGTTCGAGCGGAACCTGATCAGTGCCGTGCCATGGGGTTTTGCGGGCGCTGGCCGGCGCGTTTATCCGGGCCATACGCAGCTGATGGCGTTCATGGCGATGAATCCCACGCGACACTTCGATGCGTTCGAAGAGATGGTGTATCAGCGCGCCAAGGGCGACCCCGCGAAGGCCGAGGCGATCCGCTTATTCTATGAAGAATACTTTGCGACCATGGATTTAACGGCCGAGTTTTATCTTGAGACCGTCGACACCATCTTTCAACGGCACGCCTTGCCGCTCCATGAACTGGAAGTACGCGGACGCAAGGTTGATCCGTCATTGATCCGACGAACCGCGCTGTTCACCGTTGAAGGCGAGCGTGACGATATCTGCGCGGTCGGCCAGACGCTTGCCGCGCAGGAACTGTGCAACAAATTGCGCCCCTATATGAAGGCCCACCACGTGCAAACCGGCGTCGGTCACTATGGCGTGTTCAATGGCAAGCGTTGGGAGC includes these proteins:
- a CDS encoding polyhydroxyalkanoate depolymerase; the encoded protein is MNPFAYSGYQAIADLTLPMRHGAALVNHSLDAWPFLAEMPQGRSLRALCDLLALSALTHSRRPFAIDSVEMDGKSMPVTEEITLATPFCSLLHFAKEDGPKQPRVLVIAPMSGHFATLLRGTVRTLLPDHDVYITDWINPRDVSLMQGRFGFDEYVQHVIDFIVALGPNTHLLAVCQPTVAALAAVSLMAADDHPLQPASMTLMAGPIDTRINPTSVNVLANSKPIEWFERNLISAVPWGFAGAGRRVYPGHTQLMAFMAMNPTRHFDAFEEMVYQRAKGDPAKAEAIRLFYEEYFATMDLTAEFYLETVDTIFQRHALPLHELEVRGRKVDPSLIRRTALFTVEGERDDICAVGQTLAAQELCNKLRPYMKAHHVQTGVGHYGVFNGKRWERHIYPRVRALIHDNEPSPIVINARAQPLQSLAPHARATKPRMDADAQSEGL